The following proteins are encoded in a genomic region of Streptomyces sp. NBC_01723:
- a CDS encoding acyl-CoA thioesterase has protein sequence MTDQAEQASAARSAPPEIPGKPTSASRTTLSHIMTHGDTNLLGTVHGGVIMKLVDDAAGAVAGRHSGGPAVTASMDEMAFLEPVRVGDLVHVKAQVNWTGRSSMEVGVRVMAERWNESAPATQVGSAYLVFAAVDADGKPRTVPPVLPETEKDKRRYQEAQIRRTHRLARRRAIMELRERRVAEGYQD, from the coding sequence ATGACAGACCAGGCAGAACAGGCCTCGGCCGCGCGGTCCGCGCCACCGGAGATCCCGGGCAAGCCGACCTCGGCCTCCCGCACCACCCTGAGCCACATCATGACGCACGGCGACACCAACCTTCTGGGCACCGTGCACGGCGGCGTGATCATGAAACTGGTCGACGACGCGGCCGGCGCCGTGGCGGGACGGCACTCCGGCGGGCCGGCGGTCACCGCGTCCATGGACGAGATGGCGTTCCTCGAACCGGTCCGCGTCGGCGACCTCGTCCATGTGAAGGCCCAGGTCAACTGGACCGGCCGCAGCTCCATGGAGGTCGGCGTCCGGGTCATGGCGGAACGCTGGAACGAGTCGGCCCCGGCCACCCAGGTCGGCTCGGCGTACCTGGTCTTCGCCGCCGTCGACGCGGACGGCAAGCCGCGCACGGTCCCGCCGGTGCTGCCGGAGACGGAGAAGGACAAGCGGCGCTACCAGGAGGCCCAGATCCGCCGCACCCACCGCCTGGCCCGCCGCCGCGCCATCATGGAGCTGCGGGAGCGGCGGGTGGCGGAGGGGTACCAGGACTGA
- a CDS encoding acyl-CoA dehydrogenase, which produces MAGSADFDLYRPSEEHDMLRDAVRALAEAKIAPHAAAVDEEARFPREALTALTANDLHAVHVPEEYGGAGADALATVIVIEEVARVCASSSLIPAVNKLGSLPVILSGSEELKKKYMTPLAQGEGMFSYCLSEPDAGSDAAGMKTKAVRDGDHWILNGVKRWITNAGESEYYTVMAVTDPTKRSKGISAFVVEKSDEGVSFGAPEKKLGIKGSPTREVYLDNVRIPADRMIGEEGTGFATAMKTLDHTRITIAAQALGIAQGALDYAKGYVKERKQFGKPIADFQGIQFMLADMAMKIEAARQLTYAAAAKSERGDSDLTFQGAAAKCFASDVAMEVTTDAVQLLGGYGYTRDYPVERMMRDAKITQIYEGTNQVQRIVMARNLP; this is translated from the coding sequence TTGGCCGGATCGGCTGACTTCGACCTGTACCGCCCGTCCGAGGAGCACGACATGCTCCGCGACGCCGTCCGTGCGCTGGCCGAGGCGAAGATCGCGCCGCACGCCGCGGCGGTGGACGAGGAGGCCCGCTTCCCGCGCGAGGCCCTCACCGCCCTGACCGCGAACGACCTGCACGCGGTGCACGTCCCCGAGGAGTACGGCGGCGCGGGCGCCGACGCGCTCGCCACGGTGATCGTGATCGAGGAGGTCGCCCGCGTCTGCGCCAGCTCCTCCCTCATCCCGGCGGTGAACAAGCTGGGCTCCCTGCCGGTCATACTCTCCGGCTCCGAGGAGCTGAAGAAGAAGTACATGACCCCGCTCGCCCAGGGCGAGGGCATGTTCTCCTACTGCCTCTCCGAGCCCGACGCGGGCTCGGACGCGGCCGGCATGAAGACCAAGGCCGTCCGCGACGGCGACCACTGGATCCTCAACGGCGTCAAGCGCTGGATCACCAACGCCGGCGAGTCCGAGTACTACACGGTCATGGCGGTCACCGACCCCACCAAGCGCTCCAAGGGCATCTCCGCCTTCGTCGTCGAGAAGTCCGACGAGGGCGTCTCCTTCGGCGCCCCGGAGAAGAAGCTCGGCATCAAGGGCTCGCCCACGCGCGAGGTGTACCTCGACAACGTCCGCATCCCCGCCGACCGCATGATCGGCGAGGAGGGCACCGGCTTCGCCACCGCGATGAAGACGCTGGACCACACCCGCATCACCATCGCCGCCCAGGCCCTCGGCATCGCCCAGGGCGCCCTCGACTACGCCAAGGGCTACGTCAAGGAGCGCAAGCAGTTCGGCAAGCCGATCGCCGACTTCCAGGGCATCCAGTTCATGCTCGCCGACATGGCCATGAAGATCGAGGCCGCCCGGCAGCTGACGTACGCCGCCGCCGCGAAGTCGGAGCGCGGTGACAGCGACCTGACCTTCCAGGGGGCCGCGGCCAAGTGCTTCGCCTCCGACGTCGCGATGGAGGTCACCACCGACGCCGTCCAGCTCCTCGGCGGCTACGGCTACACCCGTGACTACCCGGTGGAGCGCATGATGCGCGACGCCAAGATCACGCAGATCTACGAGGGCACCAACCAGGTCCAGCGCATCGTCATGGCGCGCAACCTGCCGTAA
- a CDS encoding UDP-glucose dehydrogenase family protein: protein MALKITVIGTGYLGATHAAAMAELGFEVLGLDVVPEKIEMLKRGQVPMYEPGLEELLRKHVAGIEGATGRLRFTTDFAEVAAFGDVHFLCVNTPQKHGEYACDMSYVDSAIASLAPHLTGPALVVGKSTVPVGSADRLAAYLAEHAPAGGDAELAWNPEFLREGFAVQDTLRPDRLVVGVRSERAEKLLREVYATPIAEGSPFVVTDFPTAELVKTSANSFLATKISFINAMAEVCEAADGDVAKLAEAIGYDDRIGRKFLRAGIGFGGGCLPKDIRAFMARAGELGADQALTFLREIDSINMRQRGQMVELTRQALGGGPFLGKRIAVLGATFKPDSDDVRDSPALNVAGQVHLQGAQVTVYDPKGMANARRLFPTLGYADSALEAVRGADVVLHLTEWREFRELDPGTLGEAAAARVILDGRNALDPQIWRKAGWTYRAMGRPTA, encoded by the coding sequence ATGGCCCTCAAGATCACCGTGATCGGTACCGGCTATCTCGGCGCGACCCACGCGGCGGCGATGGCCGAGCTCGGTTTCGAGGTGCTGGGCCTGGACGTGGTGCCCGAGAAGATCGAGATGCTCAAGCGGGGCCAGGTGCCCATGTACGAGCCCGGTCTGGAGGAGTTGCTGCGCAAGCACGTCGCCGGGATCGAGGGCGCCACCGGGCGGCTGCGCTTCACCACCGACTTCGCGGAGGTCGCGGCCTTCGGCGACGTGCACTTCCTGTGCGTGAACACGCCGCAGAAGCACGGCGAGTACGCCTGCGACATGTCGTACGTCGACTCGGCGATCGCCTCGCTCGCGCCCCATCTGACGGGCCCGGCGCTGGTCGTCGGGAAGTCGACGGTGCCCGTGGGCTCCGCCGACCGGCTGGCCGCCTACCTCGCCGAGCACGCGCCGGCCGGCGGGGACGCCGAACTGGCCTGGAACCCGGAGTTCCTGCGCGAGGGCTTCGCCGTCCAGGACACGCTGCGTCCCGACCGGCTCGTGGTCGGTGTCCGCAGTGAGCGGGCGGAGAAGCTGCTGCGCGAGGTGTACGCCACACCGATCGCCGAGGGATCGCCCTTCGTCGTCACGGACTTCCCGACCGCCGAGCTGGTGAAGACCTCCGCGAACTCCTTCCTGGCCACCAAGATCTCCTTCATCAACGCGATGGCGGAGGTGTGCGAGGCGGCCGACGGCGACGTCGCCAAGCTGGCCGAGGCGATCGGGTACGACGACCGGATCGGCCGGAAGTTCCTGCGGGCCGGCATCGGCTTCGGCGGCGGCTGTCTGCCCAAGGACATCCGGGCGTTCATGGCGCGCGCCGGTGAGCTGGGCGCGGACCAGGCGCTCACCTTCCTGCGCGAGATCGACTCGATCAACATGCGCCAGCGTGGCCAGATGGTGGAGCTGACCCGGCAGGCGCTGGGCGGCGGCCCGTTCCTCGGCAAGCGGATCGCGGTGCTCGGCGCCACCTTCAAGCCCGACTCGGACGACGTGCGGGACTCCCCCGCGCTGAACGTCGCCGGGCAGGTCCACCTCCAGGGCGCCCAGGTGACGGTGTACGACCCCAAGGGCATGGCGAACGCGCGGCGGCTCTTCCCGACCCTCGGGTACGCCGACTCCGCGCTGGAGGCGGTGCGGGGTGCCGACGTGGTGCTGCACCTGACGGAGTGGCGGGAGTTCCGCGAGCTGGACCCCGGGACGCTGGGCGAGGCCGCGGCGGCCCGGGTGATCCTGGACGGGCGCAACGCGCTGGACCCGCAGATCTGGCGCAAGGCCGGCTGGACCTACCGGGCGATGGGCCGCCCCACGGCCTGA
- a CDS encoding CGNR zinc finger domain-containing protein, whose product MSVRSPAPGGLELVRALVNTLDVETGADSLDTPENRARFGLAEDAVADARELRESLRVTLLAHAGHPPHRAVTPLGELLAAAPLVVTVDDADGSAALAPAREGLLAARVAAAVAEALVAGTWSRLKACEAVDCLWAYYDRSPAGRGRWCSMQVCGARAKMRRYRAKEA is encoded by the coding sequence ATGAGTGTGAGATCGCCCGCGCCGGGAGGTCTGGAGCTGGTCCGGGCCCTGGTGAACACGCTGGACGTCGAGACGGGCGCCGACTCGCTGGACACGCCGGAGAACCGGGCGCGGTTCGGCCTGGCGGAGGACGCCGTAGCCGACGCCCGCGAACTGCGCGAGTCCCTGCGCGTGACGCTGCTGGCCCACGCCGGTCATCCGCCGCACCGCGCGGTGACCCCGCTGGGCGAGCTGCTGGCCGCGGCTCCGCTGGTGGTGACGGTCGACGACGCCGACGGCTCCGCCGCCCTCGCCCCGGCCCGGGAGGGCCTGCTGGCCGCACGCGTCGCCGCCGCCGTCGCCGAGGCGCTGGTCGCCGGCACCTGGAGCCGGCTGAAGGCCTGCGAGGCCGTCGACTGCCTCTGGGCGTACTACGACCGCAGCCCGGCCGGACGCGGCCGCTGGTGCTCGATGCAGGTGTGCGGGGCGCGCGCCAAGATGCGCAGGTACCGGGCCAAGGAGGCGTGA
- a CDS encoding VOC family protein gives MAVAELGVVVLDCPDPHALARFYAGVLGGTVEDKSDDHDEWVDLNLPGGQTLAFQGSPGYVPPQWPGPDGAQQFHLDLDVKDLDAAEKAVLELGARPLDAEDRARTFRVYADPAGHPFCLCAC, from the coding sequence ATGGCTGTCGCCGAACTGGGCGTCGTCGTCCTGGACTGTCCCGACCCGCACGCACTGGCCCGCTTCTACGCCGGCGTGCTCGGCGGAACCGTCGAGGACAAGAGCGACGACCACGACGAGTGGGTCGACCTGAACCTGCCCGGCGGACAGACGCTGGCCTTCCAGGGCTCCCCCGGCTACGTGCCGCCGCAGTGGCCCGGGCCCGACGGCGCCCAGCAGTTCCACCTCGACCTCGACGTGAAGGACCTCGACGCGGCCGAGAAGGCCGTGCTGGAGCTGGGCGCGCGCCCGCTGGACGCGGAGGACCGCGCCCGTACCTTCCGGGTCTACGCCGACCCGGCCGGGCACCCGTTCTGCCTCTGCGCCTGCTGA
- a CDS encoding VOC family protein has product MATTPVARFRSVVVDCPEPRELARFYAEVGGGTPDEEDPDWVVLHVPGGPRLSFQRAPGLTPPEWPRSDRNAQQFHLDFIGGSTWAEMDAAHERVLALGARPLDLEDRETKGFMVYADPAGHPFCLCRIEHP; this is encoded by the coding sequence ATGGCCACGACACCCGTCGCACGCTTCCGCTCCGTCGTCGTCGACTGCCCCGAGCCGCGTGAGCTGGCCCGGTTCTACGCAGAGGTCGGCGGCGGGACGCCCGACGAGGAGGACCCGGACTGGGTGGTGCTCCACGTGCCCGGCGGTCCGCGGCTGTCCTTCCAGCGGGCCCCGGGCCTCACCCCTCCGGAGTGGCCGCGCTCCGACCGCAACGCCCAGCAGTTCCACCTCGACTTCATCGGCGGGTCGACCTGGGCCGAGATGGACGCGGCACACGAGCGGGTGCTCGCCCTGGGTGCCCGGCCGCTGGACCTGGAGGACCGGGAGACGAAGGGCTTCATGGTGTACGCCGACCCGGCCGGGCACCCCTTCTGCCTGTGCCGGATCGAGCACCCCTGA
- a CDS encoding dipeptidase produces MADLQDDLHTGTEAGGLGDLSEPLAAQAFPPEPYTPVSDPDDEPLTRAHAVLATHPVADGYSGLPWALKHLPWYDLELGESAVDTDVPRLREGHVGALLWSLHLPESIDGDRAVGATLEQLDLVKMVVRAHPEGLRLAYDAGQAIDARNCGRVAVVPGPAGAPALGDCLGILRSLHALGLRVLTLSGVTWASEAGLTRFGEEVVREMNRLGVLADLSGASAETIRRTFAVSKAPAVCTRSAARALRPHPANLPDDLLVELGAAGGLCMVPLTAEQTGPTVRDVADHLDHVRTVAGPESVGLSGTYDSGAAHPLELGDASCYPRLIAELLRRGWDEADVALLTWGNVQRVLRGAAFTARAVQQRREPSTATIAELDG; encoded by the coding sequence ATGGCAGACCTCCAGGACGACCTGCACACCGGTACCGAGGCCGGCGGGCTCGGCGACCTGTCCGAGCCGCTCGCCGCGCAGGCCTTCCCGCCGGAGCCCTACACGCCCGTGTCCGACCCCGACGACGAGCCGCTGACCCGGGCGCACGCCGTCCTGGCCACCCACCCCGTCGCCGACGGCTACAGCGGGCTGCCCTGGGCGCTCAAGCACCTGCCCTGGTACGACCTGGAGCTGGGGGAGAGCGCCGTCGACACCGATGTGCCGCGGCTGCGCGAGGGCCACGTGGGCGCGCTGCTGTGGTCGCTGCATCTGCCGGAATCCATCGACGGGGACCGCGCGGTCGGCGCCACGCTGGAGCAGCTGGACCTGGTCAAGATGGTCGTGCGGGCCCACCCCGAGGGGCTGCGCCTGGCCTACGACGCCGGGCAGGCCATCGACGCCCGCAACTGCGGCCGGGTCGCCGTGGTGCCGGGTCCCGCGGGCGCCCCCGCCCTCGGCGACTGCCTCGGCATCCTGCGGTCGCTGCACGCCCTCGGCCTGCGCGTGCTGACGCTGTCCGGGGTGACCTGGGCGAGCGAGGCGGGGCTGACCCGGTTCGGCGAGGAGGTCGTCCGGGAGATGAACCGGCTCGGCGTGCTCGCCGACCTCTCCGGCGCCTCCGCCGAGACCATCCGCCGCACCTTCGCCGTCTCCAAGGCGCCGGCCGTGTGCACCCGCTCCGCCGCCCGCGCCCTGCGCCCGCACCCCGCCAACCTGCCCGACGACCTGCTGGTCGAGCTGGGCGCGGCCGGGGGGCTGTGCATGGTGCCGCTGACCGCCGAGCAGACCGGCCCGACCGTCCGCGACGTCGCCGACCATCTCGACCACGTCCGCACGGTGGCCGGGCCGGAGAGCGTCGGCCTGTCCGGCACCTACGACTCGGGCGCCGCCCACCCGCTGGAGCTGGGCGACGCCTCCTGCTACCCGCGGCTCATCGCCGAGCTGCTGCGCCGTGGCTGGGACGAGGCGGACGTGGCCCTGCTGACCTGGGGCAACGTCCAGCGCGTACTGCGCGGCGCGGCCTTCACCGCCCGTGCGGTGCAGCAGCGCCGGGAGCCGTCGACGGCGACGATCGCCGAACTGGACGGCTGA